The Bacteroidales bacterium genomic sequence TAAAATTCATGTCGAGTAGCACCACATCATAATTTTCGGTTTTGAGCAGGTTCGGGATGTTTTCAGGATTCCTTTCGGTATGGACAATCGAAACGTGCTGCTTTAGAAACAATTTTGCAGCAAGCAAAACATCCTGATCATCGTCAACAATTAAAATCCGGGCTTCTACTTTTTCCATTGTCGTGAGTTTTTTTTAAAGTTACTGAATTGAGTAAGGTTGCTCACAAAAAATATTTTGCTAAAGTAATATAACTATGTCCAAATCTGTACACAAATTATGAACGCTTTTGGACAAAAGGAAATTTGAAATTCAGATTTACATTTGTTTACACCTGAAATACAGCAAATTATGATTAGTGGCATACTATTCGCCAGCCGGCTTTTGTAAAACATTGTAAACATGGACAAGATCATTGAGAAGAAGAGATGGACTCCCCAAAGGATTATAACAATCATTTTTTCGACCCTACTGCTGTTTGCTTTCATTTATTTATTGTTTTTCAGGGATAAACACAGCAGACTATTTGTGGATGCCAGGCAGATTTCGATAGCAGAAGTGAGACTCGATCGTTTTCAGGAGTTCATCCCGGTGGATGCCGTTGTTCACCCAAAGACTACTTTTTACCTTGATGCTGTGCAGGGAGGAACGGTTGACCAGGTTTTCGTCAGTGATGGAGCTGAACTGGAAGCAGGAGATACAATTCTGAAACTTTTAAACATAGATATGGAGTTGCGTTATATGGATCAGGAAACACGGATGTATGATGCGATCAATAATCTCCAGAATTCAAAAGTGAACCTCGAGCGCAGTAAGTTTGTACGGCAGTTGGAAATTACTAACCTGTTGGCAGAAATTGATAGGGTTAAACTGGATTTTGAACGCAAGGAAAAATTGCACCGGGAGGCCTTAATTTCTGAACAGGAATTTGAAGATGCCCGGCGAGATTACAATCTTACCATGAAGCAACTCGACATTTCACTTGACTTGCAGCGACTGGACTCTATCTCGATGGTAGAACAGACTTTTCAGATCAACAACTCCATAATGCGGATGCGCAACAATTTGAAACTGCTGAATAAAAACCTTGGAAATCTTTATATTAAAGCTCCTATTGCCGGCAAACTTTCATCATTCATTGTCGAAATTGGCGAAACCAAATCGGCAGGGCAGCGGCTGGGACAGATTGACATCATGGGCGAGGGTTTCAAATTGCGTGCAAACATCGACGAACGCTATATTTCCACAGTGAACATCGGGCAGGAGGCGGAGTTCGACTTTGCGGGCGAAACCTACCAGCTTCAGATCACTAAAATTTATACAAATGTTTCCAGTGGATCCTTCCAGGTTGATCTCGATTTCACCGGAGACCAGCCTGCAGCACTAAAGCGCGGCCAAACCGTGCAGATGAGGCTGAAATTCAGCAGCCCGCGCGAAGCGACCATCGTCCGCCGCGGCGGCTTCTTCCAGGAAACGGGCGGAAACTGGATTTATGTGGTGGATGCTTCAGGCAGTTTTGCTGTAAAACGAATGATCAAACTCGGAAGACAGAATGCTAACTTTTATGAAGTGCTGGAAGGCATTGAGCCGGGAGAAAAGGTGATAATTTCCTCTTACAATGCTTTTGGCGGAAAAGATAAGCTGGTTTTCAGATAAGCATCGAGTTTCAGGTTTTTTACAAAACGACACAGCTATATCGTTTTCCAAACGGTAATTATTTAAACACACATTCAAAGAAAAATATCTACATGGAAAAACAAAAAGACAAAAAAAATAAGCCAACACTGGCATTGGGTGTTACCATTGGTTTTGCTATTGGTGCACTCGCAGGAGTGGTAATAGGTAGTTATACTGAAGATATTGCACTCTGGCTTTCGATCGGGGTCGGAAGCGGAATTGCCATTGGATCGGCCATCGGCTTGGGGCTTGATAAAAACAACAGTAAATAGTTGGAAGTATTTCGGATACTCAACTTTAGAGGCTGTACTTCCCCGCCGAAATTACAAAAAATACAGCGCACTTGATTTTATCTAATTTGGGGAAACTTCATCATTTGTTCAGCCAGAATACCGGTAAGAATGGCAATGATAAAGCTGATCATGGTACCAATGAGGATGTACTCCGCTTCCTTACGATTTTCAGGGTTTTTAATGTCACCAAAACGCAGGATGGATTTGGCAGCAATCAAAAAGCCGATGCCCGAATATTGATTGACCAGGACAAAGGTTAGGATCAATACCCGTTCGATCATTCCTATCCAGCGGCCGGCCTCGGGAAGTCCGCTCTTGGCATCCACTTGTTCCTGCCACGGCCTGGTTAATTTTGCTATCAAATATCCCGAAGGCCAGATCACGAAAATGTAAGATGCAATAATGGTTAGAAAACTGACATTTGTGGCAACGGCTGATAAATTTGTCAAGAATTGAAAATCCGGGTAAGTGTAAAGGTACCAGGCAACGACGAGCACTGCAAGGTGGATAAGCTGGTCGGCTACGAATTCTTTGGTGCTATCCTGAGTGTAGCTTTTCCAGATGTCAGCGATCAGGTGGGTAATCATTACAAAAGCAGGAATCCAGAAGTTGTTGTAAAATCCTGACAAGAGATAGGTGAGCAAACCGATGATCAGCACATGAACATAAAGTCCGGTTGCTTTCCATTTTTTGATTTTTTTCTGAACAATCCATGCTTTGCGCTGAAGAAGAAAATCCCCGACCAGGTGGGCAATTACAAGACGTAAAAACAGCGCCAGGTTGCTGTCCATCATTATTTCATTCATTGTTCATGATTTTTATGGAAGTTAATTTTTGCTGTTGAAAATATTATAACCTTACAGGGTTATATTCATATTTTATAACCTCTCGGGGTTATAATTAATAAATATAATCTCTCAGGGTTATATTTTTACTATTTCATTGCTGATTAGTTCAATGAAACGGATCTCCATCAGTTCGATCGCTTGCAGGTTGGTTGAGAGTAGTCGCTTTCTGAGCCCCGGCTGCGAAATGTTGAATTGCTCTGCAATCTCTGCCTGGGTTTTACCTTTGAAATATTCTGAAACGACTTCAGCCTGCGCCGGTGTCCATCGGGAAATGATGGTATCGAGCAGTGCAGCTTCCACCAGCAGTTCTTTGTTGGCTTCCTCCCAGGGTGTTATAATGCTGAGGAATCCTTTGGTCCGATTCATTTTGTCAAGGTAGGGTCCTGAGTTACGGTAAGCTTCTCCATCACCTTCGCCGCCATGCAGTTCGGGCATCAGGTCAATGGTTCCGATGCCGATGGCAATCCGGGCATCGAAAGCATCCTTCAAAGTCGTTTTAAAAGCTTTACGGATGAATGCCCTGATGATTAAACTTGTTTTTAGCGCCATTTCGGGCTGGGCCAGCACACCCTGGAAACTATCACCCCGGAAGACTTCAAAACGAAAAGCCAAAGCTTCATTCCCCGCAATCTCATCAACAGCAGCAAATGATTTGTAAATCTCATCGAGCAACCTGCGGCGCTGCTCAACTTCGAGCCTTGATGAGCCGGCAATATCACCGGTGATCACAGCGAAAAGTTTCTTTTTCTCCATGGTTAGGCCATCAGTTTTTTATACCTGATTCGGTGGGGACTATCATTCCCGAGTCGTTTTTTGCGGTTTTCTTCATACTCGGTATAGCTGCCCTCGAAATAGTAAACCTGCGAGTCGCCTTCGAAAGCGAGGATGTGCGTAGCCACACGGTCGAGAAACCAGCGGTCGTGAGAGATAATAACGGCACATCCGGCAAAGTTTTCCAACCCTTCTTCAAGTGCACGCAAGGTGTTCACGTCGATATCGTTGGTGGGCTCATCGAGCAGGAGGACATTGGCTTCCTGGCGTAGCGTTAGTGCGAGGTGCAGGCGATTTCGTTCACCACCTGAAAGAACGCCGGTTTTCTTTTCCTGGTCGGCGCCATTGAAGTTAAACCGGGCTACATAAGCGCGTGAATTCATCAGCCGGTTACCAAGTGGGATGTTTTCCTGTTCTCCCGAAATGACCTGCCAAACGGTTTTTTCGGGATCAATTTCAGCGTGTGACTGATCCACGTAGCCGATTTTCACCGTTTCACCGATTCTAAATGTTCCGGCGTCCGGCTTTTCATTTCCCATGATCATCCTGAAAAGAGTGGTTTTGCCTGCGCCGTTCGGGCCAATTATTCCGACAATACCGGCAGGCGGAAGGTTAAAAGTGAGGTTTTCAAACAACACTTTTTCGCCAAAAGCTTTTGAAACATCCACAGCTTCGATCACATTGGTTCCAAGGCGTGGACCGTTTGGAATGAAAATTTCCAGCCTGTCTTCTTTTTGTTTTACATCCTGATCCAGCAGTTTTTCATAAGCCGAAAGCCTGGCTTTAGCTTTGGCATGGCGTGCTTTGGGCGCCATCCGCACCCACTCAAGTTCGCGTTCAAGGGTTTTGCGGCGCTTACTTTCCGATTTTTCTTCCAGTTTCAGGCGGTTGGATTTCTGCTCGAGCCATGATGAATAATTTCCTTTCCAGGGAATGCCTTCGCCGCGGTCGAGCTCCAGAATCCAGCCGGCTACATTGTCGAGGAAATACCTGTCGTGGGTAACAGCGATTACGGTTCCTTTGTATTGTTGCAAGTGTTGTTCGAGCCACTCCACCGACTCCGCGTCGAGGTGGTTGGTGGGCTCGTCAAGCAGCAGGATGTCGGGTTCCCTGAGTAAAAGCCGGCATAACGCGACCCGGCGCCGCTCGCCACCGGAAAGATTTTTAACCCGGGCATCTCCTTCGGGGCAACGCAAAGCATCCATAGCTCTCTCCAATTTAGAGTCAATCTCCCAGGCATCATGGTGTTCGATCATTTCCATGAGTTTACCCTGCCTGTCGATCAAATCATTCATCTCATCATCGCTCATGGGTTCTGAAAACTTTAGGTTCACTGCCTCGTATTCTTTCAGCAGATCAACAACTTCCTGAACTCCCTCTTCCACAACTTCCTTTACCGTCTTTGTGTCGTCAAGTTGAGGTTCCTGCTCAAGCATCCCTACTGAGTAACCCGGTGAAAAAGCAATATTGCCCTGGAATGAAGGATCAACTCCTGCAATAATTTTCAGTAAAGTAGATTTGCCTGACCCATTCAACCCGATGATCCCGATTTTTGCACCATAAAAAAATGAGAGGTAGATATCTTTTAAAATCTGTTTGTTGGGTGGGATCAGCTTTCCAACGCCAACCATCGAAAAAATAATTTTCTTATCGTCTGACATAATGATCTGAATATTTGTTTGATAATGCGCTCTTGTTTTGCCGTCCAAAAGTAGTAAAAAACCGGGAAGCGCTCCAAAACCCTGCTGCTGAAATCTATGGCAACACAAATCTCAACCCGTTCTCCAGTGAGATGTCATAAGGTTTTACGTTGGTAACAGGCATATTGTTGTACTTATAGGAAAACTGAAATGCGAAGAATACTTTTCGCACAATGCTGAATTCGAGCGTGGTTTCGGCAGCTACCCTAAAGTCTTTGAAGTTATTGAATGCGGGCTGGTAATAGATCACTCCTGTTAAATTCAGCCGTTTTTGTTTCGACCAGTCAAAACTGATAAAATTGGTTGAGCGCCAGAGATTTTTTTGCACATTGTTCGGTTCGAAGCTGTAGCTTTCCTGTTCGTACATCACTCCCGTGCTGATGTTCAGATCGAGGATATTGGTTGTGTCTTTCAGCGATTTTGATTCAAAAAATCTGTATTTGATTGCAGTACCATAAAGGTTCCGGTATTTTAGATCGATAAACTCGTCATACTGCCGCTGCAGAAAATACTCCCAGTTGGTTTTTTCAGCAAAGTTCCACATTGCCCGCAAATGGGCAAATCCCAGGTTTTGGATTCGTTCTTTACCAGTTGTCTTGGCTTCTAAATTTCCCACTAAGAAATAATCCATAATATTTCCGTTAAGATCAATCCGTCCACCTCCTTTTATGGCTGTATATTCAGTATTGCCTGATTTTAGGGTCAGTGTGGTTTGAAGATTAAACAGGAATCCTTTCTCAAGATCATATTTTCTGAATTTCTCAGTATTGATCTGTCCAAAACTTTCATGGCTCTGTATGAAAGTCAGAGCGATCAAAAAGGTGGCTATTGTTTTAAAGAAAAGCCCTGGTATTACTCGGTAAAAGAACAACTTACTTCAGTTTGGTGATTTGTCCTTCAAACTTTTTTAAAATCATTGACAGGTAAATGAGTACTGCCCCAAAAACCACGGCTAGCGCCCCAACCACAAAAAGGATAGCCACTACAGATTCAAATGGGTTGAAAAAAAGGATGAGCCCAAAAATCAAGGTTATAATACTGTTTAACATCAGCACTTTTCGCTGAACATTTGTTTTAGAAAGGTTGAAAGAGATAATGAGTTGAAACAAACCTACAATAACCGCCCAGATTCCGATGATGATGGCAAAAATTTCGAGGCTTCGGCGGGTATAAACAGCAATAAAGATACCGACCAGCACACTTAGAAGTGAACTTAAGAGGTTGACTATGTAAGGCTTATTCTTCTTCATTTGATGGATTGAAAGGTAAAGCCCTGCAGCGCCTCCAACAATCAGAATGATGCCGAAATAAACCACAATGGTTTTTGCAGTTGCCTGTGGCACAAAAAGGGCAAAAATCCCGAACAGGATTGCGATGATACCATTGATTACCAATAATGATCTGTAATTTGACAAATTGCTTTCCATGATGTTAATATTTTAATGAGTTGATTTTCGATTTGAATTTTGCATGATGCGATCGAGTTCTGCAGTGGCCGTTTCCCAGTTGTAATTCTCATGGACAAACCGGTAACCGGCTTCGGCTATTCTTTCAGATAAGGCATGATCTTCGAGTAACTGGCAAATCAATCCGGCATAATCTTCCGGTGAATTTCCGACCAAAATTTCTTTTCCTTCGGAAGCGCCCAGCGCACTGAAAGCCAAAGATGAAGTAATGCTCGGAATCCTCATGGCCATGGCTTCGAGCAGTTTATTTTGCAAACCTGTACCAATCTGCATCGGGGCAATGAAAATTCTTGCCTGAGCATAGCACTGCCTGATGTCGTCAACCCAGCCGGTAACCTGAACAGAAGGCCCTTCAAGGTTTTGAACCCGCTTGTCGGGCGTGGCCCCGGCCAGAAGTAATTTTGCTTCAGGATGTTTTTGCTGAACCAGTGGCAGGATTTTTAAAGCCAGATACTCCGCAGCATCCACATTCGGAGGATAGCCCATGTTCCCAATAAAAACGATCTCAAATTTTTTCTCAACATCCATCGGTTTAAAGAAGTCCGTATCTACGCCATTGGGGATGATGTGTATCTTTTCCCGCTCAGGGTGGGGGATCAGGTCGCGATCGGGAAGCGAGATAATAGTTTTGTTGTCATAAATCTCAAACAGATCGTGTTCATATTTCAGCAACCGCTTGTATTCCATCTTCAGTATTGGCTTCAGGTAAAATGGTGACTTATCAATCCGGCGTTCAACACCTTTTGAGAAAACATCCTGGTAGTCAATCGTTTTTGGTACCGGGATATCCTTAACATATTCAGCCACCCGGAGCAACTGGCAAAAGATATGATCCGGCTGCTCCCGCACAATGATGTCACGAAGTTTATGGTGATTTTTTCGATTGTAAAAATATCCGGCCTGAAACGGGATCCCTGTTAAAAATGCTTTGAATAGATTTATTGCTATACTCCATTTGCCGATGTTCAGCACATGGATTGACTTGCAAAATGGCTTGAGTTTTCCGATGGCATCCGGGTGAATGGTTGTGTCGTTGAGTGCGCAAAGGATAATTTCGTTGGTTTTCGATAAAAATTTGATGTGGTTGTATGCCCGCAGCTTGTCGCCTTTTTCGAGTGGATAGGGTACACGTGGTAGTATGACTAACAGTTTCATCGGACAAAAATAGTAAATCCTGCCTATTTAAGGGCTCCGGTTAATTGATAAAACTCCACCAGCTTTTGTATCAGAATACGATTGGAATGTTCCTTTTGGATGAGCTCACGGGCATTCATCCCTAGTTTATGTGTAAACGATTCATCCTCTACACATTGACTGACAGCCTTAAAGAAATTGTCCGGATCATCGGCCAGCAGGATATTCTTCCCATGCTCAACATTGATGCCTTCAGCGCCGATTGATGTTGAAACAACTGCTTTACCGGCCGCCATCCCTTCGATGATCTTGATCCGGATGCCGCTTCCCGAAAACAGGGGCACGATCTCAATTGCTTTTGAATACATGAAATCAAACGCATCATCCACCTCGCCGACAATCACCACGTTCCGAAGCCTGGTCTGCAATAGCCAATCTGGCATTGCCCTTCCGGCAATGTAAAATTTCAATTCCGGGTAAGCCCGATGGACAAGAGGCCAAACATTTTCGAGGAACCATTTTATCCCTTCCTCATTGGGCATCCAGTTCATGGCGCCGATGGAAAACAAAGAAGGGAACTCAGCTTCGATACCGGGATTTTTTTTAATTTTTTCAATATCAATCCCAAAAGGAATGGCTATCATCGGCACTTTACAACCCATTTTACCGAAATATTCTCCATCCTTGCCGGTTATGGTTACAATACCATCAAATTTTGGAAGTACGCCAAGTTCATATTTTTTGAGTGTTTTGGCCAGGTGATGCAGGTAAATTTTTTTCAATGGATTGCGGGTAATCGCAGCTACCCGTTCCCAGATCAGGTGTTCAATATTGTGTGCCCTCAGGATGATCCGGGCATCTGAATATTTACGGATGGTTTCGATGTAAGGGCTGATGTAAAGTGTTTCGAGCTGGACTATATCGAAGGTTTCTTTATTGAGGATATGTGTTAATTTTTCCCTGAAGGCATCACTGATAAACCGTTCGACATGATAAGATTTCCCGGTGAAAAGGTTCAGGAACGCATCTGCCGGTTTGATGGAAAGATCGATGTAAACTGTCTCAATACCTGTCTTTTGTCGGTAACTTTCGGGGATTTCTTTAACATCAACGCCATATTTATTCGAATTGATGGCCAGCACC encodes the following:
- a CDS encoding HlyD family efflux transporter periplasmic adaptor subunit is translated as MDKIIEKKRWTPQRIITIIFSTLLLFAFIYLLFFRDKHSRLFVDARQISIAEVRLDRFQEFIPVDAVVHPKTTFYLDAVQGGTVDQVFVSDGAELEAGDTILKLLNIDMELRYMDQETRMYDAINNLQNSKVNLERSKFVRQLEITNLLAEIDRVKLDFERKEKLHREALISEQEFEDARRDYNLTMKQLDISLDLQRLDSISMVEQTFQINNSIMRMRNNLKLLNKNLGNLYIKAPIAGKLSSFIVEIGETKSAGQRLGQIDIMGEGFKLRANIDERYISTVNIGQEAEFDFAGETYQLQITKIYTNVSSGSFQVDLDFTGDQPAALKRGQTVQMRLKFSSPREATIVRRGGFFQETGGNWIYVVDASGSFAVKRMIKLGRQNANFYEVLEGIEPGEKVIISSYNAFGGKDKLVFR
- a CDS encoding DUF3307 domain-containing protein; amino-acid sequence: MNEIMMDSNLALFLRLVIAHLVGDFLLQRKAWIVQKKIKKWKATGLYVHVLIIGLLTYLLSGFYNNFWIPAFVMITHLIADIWKSYTQDSTKEFVADQLIHLAVLVVAWYLYTYPDFQFLTNLSAVATNVSFLTIIASYIFVIWPSGYLIAKLTRPWQEQVDAKSGLPEAGRWIGMIERVLILTFVLVNQYSGIGFLIAAKSILRFGDIKNPENRKEAEYILIGTMISFIIAILTGILAEQMMKFPQIR
- the ettA gene encoding energy-dependent translational throttle protein EttA, translated to MSDDKKIIFSMVGVGKLIPPNKQILKDIYLSFFYGAKIGIIGLNGSGKSTLLKIIAGVDPSFQGNIAFSPGYSVGMLEQEPQLDDTKTVKEVVEEGVQEVVDLLKEYEAVNLKFSEPMSDDEMNDLIDRQGKLMEMIEHHDAWEIDSKLERAMDALRCPEGDARVKNLSGGERRRVALCRLLLREPDILLLDEPTNHLDAESVEWLEQHLQQYKGTVIAVTHDRYFLDNVAGWILELDRGEGIPWKGNYSSWLEQKSNRLKLEEKSESKRRKTLERELEWVRMAPKARHAKAKARLSAYEKLLDQDVKQKEDRLEIFIPNGPRLGTNVIEAVDVSKAFGEKVLFENLTFNLPPAGIVGIIGPNGAGKTTLFRMIMGNEKPDAGTFRIGETVKIGYVDQSHAEIDPEKTVWQVISGEQENIPLGNRLMNSRAYVARFNFNGADQEKKTGVLSGGERNRLHLALTLRQEANVLLLDEPTNDIDVNTLRALEEGLENFAGCAVIISHDRWFLDRVATHILAFEGDSQVYYFEGSYTEYEENRKKRLGNDSPHRIRYKKLMA
- a CDS encoding DUF481 domain-containing protein, encoding MFFYRVIPGLFFKTIATFLIALTFIQSHESFGQINTEKFRKYDLEKGFLFNLQTTLTLKSGNTEYTAIKGGGRIDLNGNIMDYFLVGNLEAKTTGKERIQNLGFAHLRAMWNFAEKTNWEYFLQRQYDEFIDLKYRNLYGTAIKYRFFESKSLKDTTNILDLNISTGVMYEQESYSFEPNNVQKNLWRSTNFISFDWSKQKRLNLTGVIYYQPAFNNFKDFRVAAETTLEFSIVRKVFFAFQFSYKYNNMPVTNVKPYDISLENGLRFVLP
- a CDS encoding DUF308 domain-containing protein, with amino-acid sequence MESNLSNYRSLLVINGIIAILFGIFALFVPQATAKTIVVYFGIILIVGGAAGLYLSIHQMKKNKPYIVNLLSSLLSVLVGIFIAVYTRRSLEIFAIIIGIWAVIVGLFQLIISFNLSKTNVQRKVLMLNSIITLIFGLILFFNPFESVVAILFVVGALAVVFGAVLIYLSMILKKFEGQITKLK
- a CDS encoding glycosyltransferase, with product MKLLVILPRVPYPLEKGDKLRAYNHIKFLSKTNEIILCALNDTTIHPDAIGKLKPFCKSIHVLNIGKWSIAINLFKAFLTGIPFQAGYFYNRKNHHKLRDIIVREQPDHIFCQLLRVAEYVKDIPVPKTIDYQDVFSKGVERRIDKSPFYLKPILKMEYKRLLKYEHDLFEIYDNKTIISLPDRDLIPHPEREKIHIIPNGVDTDFFKPMDVEKKFEIVFIGNMGYPPNVDAAEYLALKILPLVQQKHPEAKLLLAGATPDKRVQNLEGPSVQVTGWVDDIRQCYAQARIFIAPMQIGTGLQNKLLEAMAMRIPSITSSLAFSALGASEGKEILVGNSPEDYAGLICQLLEDHALSERIAEAGYRFVHENYNWETATAELDRIMQNSNRKSTH
- a CDS encoding glycosyltransferase, whose product is MKILILCNKSPYPPKEGGPIAMNAIIEGLADAGHQVKVLAINSNKYGVDVKEIPESYRQKTGIETVYIDLSIKPADAFLNLFTGKSYHVERFISDAFREKLTHILNKETFDIVQLETLYISPYIETIRKYSDARIILRAHNIEHLIWERVAAITRNPLKKIYLHHLAKTLKKYELGVLPKFDGIVTITGKDGEYFGKMGCKVPMIAIPFGIDIEKIKKNPGIEAEFPSLFSIGAMNWMPNEEGIKWFLENVWPLVHRAYPELKFYIAGRAMPDWLLQTRLRNVVIVGEVDDAFDFMYSKAIEIVPLFSGSGIRIKIIEGMAAGKAVVSTSIGAEGINVEHGKNILLADDPDNFFKAVSQCVEDESFTHKLGMNARELIQKEHSNRILIQKLVEFYQLTGALK